The following proteins are co-located in the Paludibaculum fermentans genome:
- a CDS encoding TrmB family transcriptional regulator has product MANDLADVDYEKFWRRLQQVGLNAYEARSYVVLVGHPRFKALELAARARVPRQKIYEVLDSLVEKGFAQVVQEKTKLFSAVEPGLAIPAYLERQKENLEQQLDEQRRHGNSLATDLRTAYAEGQGGRGTLDYLRIVNDPSQIAVHYRSMLSSVEREFIEFSRPPYAVDPLDEQLVKQAAARGVRSRILVESGALDDEHRGRLQDYKSVGVEVREVLSLPLKLALFDCNQGLVALLDPVITRPSWTAVVFDHAGLAEAMAGLFEERWRRAITH; this is encoded by the coding sequence ATGGCAAACGATCTTGCCGATGTTGATTATGAGAAATTCTGGCGCCGGCTTCAGCAGGTTGGGCTGAACGCATACGAGGCGCGATCCTACGTTGTGCTCGTGGGGCATCCACGCTTCAAGGCGCTGGAACTGGCCGCGCGGGCGCGCGTACCCAGACAGAAGATTTACGAGGTGCTCGATAGCCTGGTGGAAAAGGGCTTCGCGCAAGTGGTGCAGGAAAAGACCAAACTCTTCTCCGCCGTCGAACCCGGCCTGGCCATACCGGCCTACCTGGAGCGGCAGAAAGAGAACCTCGAACAGCAACTGGACGAACAGAGGCGCCATGGCAATTCCCTGGCGACTGACCTCAGAACCGCTTATGCCGAAGGGCAGGGCGGCCGCGGAACTCTCGACTATCTGCGCATCGTGAACGACCCGTCGCAGATCGCCGTCCACTACCGCTCCATGCTATCCAGCGTCGAGCGGGAGTTCATCGAGTTCTCCCGGCCACCTTACGCCGTCGATCCGCTGGACGAACAACTGGTGAAACAGGCGGCCGCACGGGGTGTGCGCAGCCGGATCCTGGTGGAGTCCGGAGCCCTCGACGACGAGCACCGCGGCCGCCTGCAGGACTACAAGTCCGTGGGCGTAGAAGTCCGCGAAGTGCTTTCCTTGCCTCTGAAATTGGCTTTGTTTGACTGCAACCAGGGTCTGGTGGCGCTGCTCGATCCGGTCATTACCCGCCCGTCCTGGACGGCTGTGGTCTTCGATCACGCCGGCCTGGCCGAGGCGATGGCCGGCCTGTTTGAAGAGCGCTGGCGCCGCGCCATCACTCACTAA
- a CDS encoding glycosyltransferase family 2 protein encodes MLSIVIPIHNEEPAILRLYDGLTSVMEIINRPYELIFVDDASNDRSFDLLANLVETDSHLKVIRLRRNFGQTAALSAGFDEARGSVIISMDGDLQHDPADMPALLAKIDEGYDIASGWRKQRNDNLVMRKIPSRIANWLMSKVSGVDLHDFGTTYKAYRAEVIKDVNLYGELHRFIPALASVYGARIAEVPIQNPPRTGGASHYGIGRTFNVMFDIITIRFLLKYFTRPMHFFGRIGLASGTTGCAILFFLLVKKLLGQEIIMQHGPLLFTGGLLLLVGLVMFTTGLLGEILMRTYFESQGRRIYAIREVRSQQEAKTAGEGK; translated from the coding sequence ATGCTTTCGATCGTCATCCCGATTCACAATGAAGAGCCTGCCATCCTCCGGCTGTACGACGGGCTCACGTCGGTGATGGAAATCATCAACCGTCCGTATGAACTGATTTTCGTGGACGACGCTTCGAACGACCGCAGCTTCGATTTGCTGGCGAATCTGGTGGAGACCGACTCGCACCTGAAGGTGATTCGCCTGCGCCGCAATTTCGGACAAACCGCTGCGCTTTCGGCCGGTTTTGACGAAGCCCGCGGTTCAGTCATCATCTCGATGGACGGCGACCTGCAACACGATCCGGCGGACATGCCGGCGCTGCTGGCGAAGATCGACGAGGGCTATGACATCGCCAGCGGCTGGCGGAAGCAGCGCAACGACAACCTGGTGATGAGGAAGATCCCGTCGCGGATCGCCAACTGGCTGATGTCCAAGGTGAGCGGCGTCGACCTGCACGACTTCGGCACTACTTACAAGGCGTACCGGGCGGAAGTGATCAAGGACGTCAACCTCTACGGCGAGCTCCATCGCTTCATCCCGGCCCTGGCCAGCGTCTATGGCGCGCGTATCGCCGAGGTGCCGATCCAGAATCCGCCTCGCACGGGCGGGGCGTCGCACTACGGCATCGGACGGACGTTCAACGTGATGTTCGATATCATCACGATCCGCTTCCTGCTCAAATACTTCACCCGCCCGATGCACTTCTTCGGACGCATCGGCCTGGCCAGCGGCACGACGGGCTGTGCCATCCTGTTCTTCCTGCTGGTCAAGAAGCTGCTGGGCCAGGAGATCATCATGCAGCACGGCCCGCTGCTGTTTACCGGCGGCCTGCTGTTGCTGGTGGGCCTGGTGATGTTCACGACGGGCCTGCTGGGCGAGATCCTGATGCGTACCTACTTTGAAAGCCAGGGCCGCCGGATCTATGCGATCAGGGAAGTGCGGTCGCAGCAGGAAGCCAAGACGGCAGGCGAAGGCAAGTAG
- a CDS encoding SRPBCC family protein, whose product MQPTTESNAVSASVLSFASCDKLWRAWADPELLQQWFCDHAWGEIKVGGDYYWKFADFGVQAHCTVTELIPEVRMTLESPGTTVVFLLGAEGHGSRMTVKQQWHGQQVPEADGRADVRSAWLMSMALMRHYAENYFEQPRQTLLVRRPWTGSFAKVLPYYQDPRELRRWLKVAERPREILTDTGQEVCYRWDPVGGALECKAFRWAGAQELALRVTSWSKDYDLSSVKPQLEESLDHLQSLLIS is encoded by the coding sequence ATGCAACCCACGACAGAATCCAATGCTGTAAGCGCATCGGTCCTCAGTTTCGCCTCGTGCGACAAGCTGTGGAGGGCTTGGGCCGACCCGGAGCTTCTACAACAGTGGTTTTGCGATCACGCCTGGGGCGAGATCAAGGTGGGCGGCGACTACTACTGGAAGTTCGCTGACTTCGGCGTTCAGGCCCATTGCACGGTCACGGAGTTGATTCCCGAAGTGCGTATGACACTCGAATCACCGGGCACGACGGTAGTGTTCCTGTTGGGAGCCGAAGGGCACGGCAGCCGGATGACGGTGAAGCAGCAATGGCACGGGCAACAGGTGCCGGAGGCGGATGGCAGGGCGGATGTCCGTTCCGCCTGGCTGATGTCCATGGCCCTGATGCGGCATTACGCGGAGAACTACTTCGAGCAGCCCAGGCAGACGCTGCTGGTGCGGCGGCCGTGGACCGGTTCGTTTGCAAAAGTCCTGCCGTATTACCAGGATCCGCGCGAACTGCGGCGCTGGCTCAAGGTGGCCGAACGGCCCAGGGAGATCCTGACGGATACGGGCCAGGAGGTCTGCTATCGCTGGGATCCGGTGGGCGGCGCCCTGGAATGCAAGGCGTTTCGGTGGGCGGGCGCCCAGGAACTGGCCCTGCGTGTGACCTCGTGGAGCAAAGACTACGACCTTTCCAGTGTGAAACCGCAACTGGAAGAATCGCTCGACCACCTTCAAAGCCTGTTGATATCCTGA
- the gyrA gene encoding DNA gyrase subunit A — protein MPNPQNPDDPQAPPPSGGGIQLPLGDRKNITPINIEDEMRRSYLDYSMSVIIGRALPDVRDGLKPVHRRILFGMSEMGLTYNRPTKKCARIVGDVLGKFHPHGDTSVYDALVRMAQPFSMRYPLVDGQGNFGSVDADPPAAMRYTEARLSKIAAVILEDLDKETVDFRSNYDDTMQEPEVLPTRVPNLLLNGSEGIAVGMATRIPPHNLTEIVNATIELVQDPHTPLSRIMELVPGPDFPTGAILLGRQGILDYFTRGRGSLKIRAKVSMEKFGKDRDAIIITELPYQVNKAKLVEQIAQLVNEKRLEGISDVRDESDRDGMRVVIELKRNEQTDIVLNNLYKLTQMQVSFGVILLSIVNGQPRELGIIDCLKRFIDHRVEVVRRRTEFLLRKAREREHLLLGFQKALQNLDAVIETVRASRNPREAREALMGQMEFPENLRLQEVVAKWSPTITFNGEAISRFDFSEKQAQAIIELQLQRLTGMEQQKILDELAEIQRLISGYLEILGSDKVLRGVIIKELKEVQKDFGDARRTAIVEDEGEISLEDLIKPEDVVVTVTRGGYLKRTSLDTYRRQTRGGKGRIGMATRTEDVVEHLMVANTHSFLLIFTSMGRLYWLKVYNIPDAGAASKGKNINGLISLQEDETVRTFLAVKEFTPDRFVVMATKHGVIKKCELTVFDNPMARGIIAIGLKDEDELISARISTGKDLIFIATHEGMAIKFDENDVRAMGRPAAGVTSMRLDLGDYIIGMEVVTEESLMLSVSDLGFGKRTKISEYRLQGRAGRGVINMKLTNKTGRVLAVLEVKEDTDVILITRDGKILRTEAESIRKTGRSASGVKLVSMEATDAVAAACAVQEAEQVEGEDDADNGQGDLPLQ, from the coding sequence ATGCCGAATCCGCAGAACCCTGACGATCCGCAAGCGCCACCGCCGTCCGGGGGTGGCATCCAACTGCCCCTGGGCGATCGTAAGAACATCACGCCCATCAACATCGAAGACGAGATGCGCCGCTCGTATCTCGACTACTCGATGTCGGTGATTATCGGCCGCGCCCTGCCTGATGTGCGCGACGGGCTGAAGCCTGTCCATCGCCGCATCTTGTTTGGAATGAGCGAGATGGGCCTAACCTACAACCGGCCCACCAAGAAGTGCGCGCGCATCGTCGGCGACGTTCTCGGCAAGTTCCACCCGCACGGCGACACCTCGGTCTACGACGCGTTGGTTCGCATGGCCCAGCCGTTCTCGATGCGCTACCCGCTGGTCGACGGCCAGGGCAACTTCGGTTCGGTCGACGCCGACCCGCCGGCGGCCATGCGGTACACTGAGGCCCGCCTCTCCAAGATCGCCGCCGTCATATTGGAGGATCTCGACAAAGAAACGGTCGATTTCCGCTCCAACTACGACGACACGATGCAGGAGCCCGAGGTCCTGCCTACCCGCGTCCCGAATCTGCTGTTGAACGGCAGCGAGGGCATCGCCGTCGGCATGGCGACCCGCATCCCGCCGCACAACCTCACTGAGATCGTCAACGCCACCATCGAGCTGGTCCAGGATCCGCACACGCCGCTCAGCCGGATCATGGAACTGGTGCCTGGCCCCGATTTCCCCACCGGCGCTATCCTGCTGGGCCGCCAGGGCATTCTCGACTACTTCACGCGCGGCCGCGGCTCGCTCAAGATCCGCGCCAAAGTGAGCATGGAGAAGTTCGGCAAGGATCGCGATGCGATCATCATCACCGAACTGCCCTACCAGGTGAACAAGGCCAAGCTGGTCGAGCAGATCGCCCAGTTGGTCAATGAGAAGCGCCTGGAAGGCATCTCCGACGTCCGCGACGAGAGCGACCGCGACGGCATGCGGGTCGTGATCGAGCTCAAGCGCAACGAGCAGACGGACATCGTCCTCAACAATCTCTACAAGTTGACCCAGATGCAGGTGAGCTTCGGCGTCATCCTGCTCTCCATCGTCAATGGCCAGCCGCGCGAGCTCGGCATCATCGATTGCCTGAAGCGCTTCATCGACCACCGCGTCGAAGTCGTCCGGCGGCGTACGGAATTCCTGTTGCGCAAGGCCCGCGAACGCGAGCACCTCTTGCTGGGCTTCCAGAAGGCCCTGCAGAATCTGGACGCGGTCATCGAGACCGTCCGCGCGTCCCGCAACCCGCGGGAAGCCCGCGAAGCCCTCATGGGCCAGATGGAGTTCCCCGAGAACCTCCGCCTGCAGGAAGTGGTGGCCAAGTGGTCCCCCACGATCACCTTCAACGGGGAGGCTATCTCCCGTTTCGACTTCTCAGAGAAGCAGGCCCAGGCGATCATCGAATTGCAGCTCCAGCGCCTCACCGGCATGGAGCAGCAGAAGATCCTCGACGAGTTGGCTGAAATCCAGCGCCTCATCTCGGGCTATCTCGAGATCCTCGGTTCCGACAAGGTCCTGCGCGGCGTCATCATCAAAGAGCTCAAGGAAGTCCAGAAGGACTTCGGTGATGCCCGCCGGACGGCGATTGTCGAGGACGAAGGCGAGATCAGCCTCGAAGACCTGATCAAGCCGGAAGACGTGGTGGTGACCGTCACTCGCGGCGGCTACCTGAAGCGTACTTCGCTCGACACTTACCGGCGCCAGACCCGCGGCGGCAAGGGCCGCATCGGCATGGCGACGCGCACGGAAGATGTGGTGGAGCACCTCATGGTGGCCAACACGCACAGCTTCCTGCTGATCTTCACGTCGATGGGCCGCCTCTACTGGCTGAAGGTGTACAACATCCCCGATGCCGGCGCCGCCTCCAAGGGCAAGAACATCAACGGGCTCATCAGTCTGCAGGAAGACGAAACCGTTCGTACGTTCCTCGCCGTCAAGGAGTTCACGCCAGACCGCTTCGTCGTGATGGCCACCAAGCATGGTGTCATCAAGAAGTGCGAACTGACCGTCTTCGACAACCCCATGGCCCGCGGCATCATCGCCATCGGCCTGAAGGATGAAGATGAACTCATCAGTGCCCGCATCTCTACCGGGAAGGACCTGATCTTCATCGCCACCCACGAAGGCATGGCGATCAAGTTCGACGAGAACGATGTCCGCGCCATGGGCCGTCCGGCTGCGGGCGTCACCTCCATGCGCCTGGATCTGGGCGACTACATCATCGGCATGGAAGTCGTCACCGAAGAGAGCCTGATGCTGTCCGTCTCCGATCTCGGCTTCGGCAAACGGACCAAGATCAGCGAGTACCGTCTGCAGGGCCGCGCGGGCCGGGGCGTCATCAACATGAAGCTCACCAACAAGACCGGCCGCGTGCTGGCTGTCCTGGAAGTGAAGGAAGACACGGACGTTATCCTCATCACCCGCGATGGGAAGATCCTCCGGACGGAAGCGGAATCCATCCGCAAGACCGGCCGCTCCGCCTCCGGCGTGAAGCTGGTTTCCATGGAAGCGACCGATGCCGTGGCCGCCGCTTGCGCCGTGCAGGAAGCGGAACAGGTGGAGGGCGAGGACGACGCCGATAACGGCCAGGGCGACCTGCCGCTGCAGTAA
- a CDS encoding DUF6861 domain-containing protein, translating into MAISWLGLSSDELIKRKDCLVDAWNRAQGRYVTDAIIAHTTKDFVGLVAGVITMVVGAAMVIIIGNVAGAAIGGALGSLAGGAGAVPGAAAGRALGNLIATGFLNVLGVGLLIAYIGSELGTIGYHFYVAIDCAWNSADFGNPYYTVRIDWAARHFAEGIGKFFGAMVMALIIVLTRRPAEERMKVFNSKLSQLCNGLEAYIARNLKPLEAKYKNGLAKATVTEGIPETPELGMKEQKKKAQAAAAAAKPFGDMPSFYRHKVTELQGWLKANGFTKKASVRKPGDAKPGGGTYSDFQSEIWMRDRGNGAIECVRIDPEGHLPPADPSKRTGPFRVTQDPATGKWSDERIAWGERPHYHLETITPDKAQVYLNTYVPEAKMFEAGGKSVGQMQDWHNSANEWAIKVYGEDGALAPLRGKFEMIHIPLAAP; encoded by the coding sequence ATGGCTATCTCTTGGCTGGGACTCTCCTCGGACGAACTGATAAAACGAAAAGACTGTCTGGTTGACGCCTGGAATCGGGCCCAGGGGCGGTATGTCACCGATGCGATCATCGCCCATACCACGAAGGACTTTGTCGGGCTGGTCGCCGGGGTCATCACCATGGTGGTGGGCGCCGCGATGGTGATCATTATCGGCAATGTGGCCGGCGCCGCCATCGGGGGCGCGCTGGGTTCCCTCGCCGGCGGAGCGGGCGCCGTGCCTGGCGCGGCAGCCGGCCGTGCCCTCGGGAACCTCATTGCCACCGGATTTCTCAATGTGCTGGGCGTCGGCCTGCTCATCGCATATATCGGATCGGAACTGGGTACCATCGGCTACCACTTCTATGTGGCCATCGACTGCGCCTGGAACTCGGCCGATTTCGGCAATCCCTACTACACCGTGCGTATCGATTGGGCCGCCCGCCACTTCGCCGAGGGTATTGGTAAGTTCTTTGGAGCCATGGTGATGGCGCTCATCATCGTACTCACGCGGCGGCCTGCCGAAGAGCGCATGAAGGTCTTTAACAGCAAGCTGAGCCAGCTCTGCAACGGTCTGGAAGCCTACATCGCGAGGAATTTGAAGCCGCTCGAAGCCAAGTACAAGAACGGCTTGGCCAAGGCTACGGTGACCGAAGGCATTCCCGAAACGCCGGAACTCGGCATGAAGGAGCAGAAGAAGAAAGCCCAGGCAGCCGCGGCCGCGGCCAAGCCGTTTGGCGACATGCCCAGCTTCTACCGCCACAAAGTGACTGAGCTGCAGGGCTGGCTGAAGGCCAACGGCTTCACCAAGAAGGCGTCAGTCCGGAAGCCGGGCGATGCAAAACCGGGCGGCGGCACCTACTCGGATTTCCAGAGCGAAATCTGGATGCGGGATCGCGGCAACGGGGCGATCGAATGCGTACGCATCGATCCGGAAGGCCACCTGCCGCCGGCCGACCCTTCCAAGCGCACCGGACCATTCCGGGTGACGCAGGATCCAGCCACCGGCAAGTGGTCCGACGAGCGAATCGCCTGGGGCGAGCGGCCTCACTACCATCTCGAGACCATCACACCGGACAAGGCGCAGGTGTACCTGAACACGTATGTTCCGGAAGCGAAGATGTTTGAGGCGGGCGGGAAGTCGGTGGGCCAGATGCAGGATTGGCACAACTCGGCCAACGAATGGGCGATCAAGGTCTACGGCGAGGACGGTGCGCTGGCGCCGCTGCGCGGCAAGTTCGAGATGATTCACATCCCGCTGGCCGCGCCGTAA
- a CDS encoding preprotein translocase subunit SecA: MRAEYRRRTEPELNPERPDDLHRWIALAAVLAERELGLSLFDVQLQGCLALTNGRIAEMQTGEGKTLAAVPAISWFARQHQGVHVLTVNDYLAARDAEWMGLVYKRLGLTVGAIQQGMTSAERRAAYACDITYSTANEIGFDFLRDRLALYPKDQVHRPFAVAVIDEADSILIDEARIPLVIAGGNDDEGGVALRADQVVRHLQPYLHSTIDTGQRNVALTDAGIRAVESAFACGNLFDEKNLQLHTAIQDALHAHRLLHRDVDYVVKDGSIELVDEFKGRIAQDRRWPAGLHAAIEAKEGVSAKPQGSILGSITLQHLIALYPMVCGMTGTAATQREEFEKVYGLEVEVIPPNKPIVRTDYPDAVFPSKAAKDRALLEEISRVHATGQPVLVGTASVAESEHLSHLLAGVPHEVLNARNDRAEASIIARAGERGAVTISTNMAGRGTDIRLGDGVAALGGLYVIGTNKHESRRIDNQLRGRAGRQGDPGCARYFVSLEDDLIVKFGDVMPKFRHDPSTVQKFVEGQNLDIRQFLQKYEMPIEGQRHRLHTYRQSVLESETATASELERLVTLRVIDDLWADYLARVADFRTGVHWISWGGKDPHQEYLRTVHQWFGELEESLPAEIGARLRTAEESGGLDPNERGAVWTYTTTDQPFGTWSERVVKGLRRMFSERHGGA; this comes from the coding sequence TTGCGCGCGGAGTACCGCCGCCGGACCGAGCCTGAACTGAACCCCGAAAGGCCGGACGATCTGCACCGTTGGATCGCCCTGGCCGCCGTTCTGGCTGAGCGCGAACTCGGCCTCTCCCTCTTTGACGTACAACTGCAGGGCTGCCTCGCCCTGACAAATGGCCGCATTGCCGAGATGCAAACGGGAGAAGGCAAAACCCTGGCGGCCGTCCCGGCCATCTCCTGGTTCGCCCGCCAACACCAGGGCGTTCACGTCCTGACCGTGAACGACTACCTGGCCGCTCGCGACGCGGAATGGATGGGCCTTGTTTACAAGCGGTTAGGGCTGACCGTCGGCGCAATCCAGCAGGGCATGACCAGCGCCGAACGCCGTGCCGCTTACGCCTGCGACATCACCTACTCCACCGCCAACGAGATTGGCTTCGATTTCCTGCGCGACCGGCTGGCGCTGTATCCCAAAGACCAAGTCCACCGGCCCTTCGCCGTCGCCGTGATTGATGAAGCCGACTCCATCCTGATCGACGAGGCGCGCATCCCGCTGGTCATCGCCGGCGGCAATGATGACGAGGGCGGAGTGGCCCTGCGGGCCGATCAGGTGGTGCGGCACCTGCAGCCCTACCTGCACTCCACCATCGACACCGGCCAACGGAACGTCGCCCTGACCGATGCCGGCATCCGCGCCGTGGAGAGCGCGTTCGCTTGCGGCAACCTGTTCGATGAGAAGAACTTGCAGCTCCACACGGCCATCCAGGACGCGCTGCACGCCCACCGCTTGCTGCACCGCGATGTCGACTATGTGGTCAAGGATGGGTCGATCGAACTGGTGGACGAGTTCAAGGGCCGCATCGCCCAGGACCGCCGTTGGCCGGCCGGCCTCCACGCGGCGATCGAAGCCAAGGAAGGCGTCTCGGCCAAGCCCCAGGGCTCGATTCTGGGCTCCATCACCCTGCAACACCTGATCGCCCTCTACCCGATGGTCTGCGGGATGACCGGCACGGCCGCCACGCAGCGCGAGGAGTTCGAGAAGGTCTACGGGCTCGAGGTGGAAGTGATTCCACCGAACAAACCCATCGTTCGCACCGACTACCCGGATGCGGTCTTCCCGTCGAAAGCGGCCAAGGACCGGGCGCTGCTGGAAGAGATCAGCCGGGTTCATGCCACGGGCCAACCGGTGCTCGTCGGCACCGCAAGCGTGGCGGAATCCGAACACCTCAGCCACCTGTTGGCGGGTGTACCCCACGAAGTTTTAAACGCCCGTAACGACCGGGCGGAGGCCTCGATCATTGCACGGGCTGGAGAACGCGGCGCCGTGACCATCTCCACCAACATGGCTGGCCGCGGCACGGACATCCGGCTGGGCGATGGTGTGGCGGCACTGGGCGGCCTGTATGTGATTGGAACGAATAAGCACGAGAGCCGCCGCATCGACAACCAACTGCGCGGCCGGGCCGGGCGGCAGGGCGATCCCGGCTGCGCCCGCTACTTCGTATCACTGGAAGACGACCTGATCGTCAAGTTCGGCGACGTCATGCCCAAGTTCCGCCACGATCCCTCCACCGTCCAGAAGTTTGTGGAGGGCCAAAATCTGGACATCCGGCAGTTCCTGCAGAAGTACGAGATGCCCATCGAGGGACAGCGCCACCGGCTCCACACTTACCGGCAATCCGTACTCGAGAGTGAAACCGCCACCGCGTCCGAGTTGGAGCGATTGGTGACCCTGCGGGTGATCGACGACCTGTGGGCGGACTACCTGGCGCGGGTGGCCGACTTCCGCACCGGCGTGCATTGGATCTCGTGGGGCGGCAAGGATCCGCACCAGGAGTACCTGCGCACGGTCCACCAGTGGTTCGGGGAATTGGAAGAGAGCCTGCCGGCGGAGATCGGGGCGCGCCTGCGGACGGCCGAAGAGTCCGGCGGCCTCGATCCGAATGAACGCGGGGCAGTCTGGACCTACACCACAACCGACCAGCCGTTCGGAACCTGGAGCGAGCGCGTCGTGAAGGGTCTGCGCCGCATGTTCAGCGAACGCCACGGCGGCGCGTAG
- the accC gene encoding acetyl-CoA carboxylase biotin carboxylase subunit, whose product MIQKVLIANRGEIALRVICACKDMGIKTVAVYSEADRYSLHVRFADEAVCIGPAKSALSYLNIPSVISAAEITNVDAIHPGYGFLSENSDFAEVCKASGLKFIGPEPDVTRSMGLKQIAREKMKAHGVPILPGSEGVIESPEHALAIAAEIGYPVILKASAGGGGRGMRIVRTPEELPGLLAQAQHEAQGAFSNGDMYCEKFIEKPRHIEFQVIADEHGNVEVLGERECSIQRRHQKLIEEAPSSAVSPALRKKTAAALKKALSAIGYTNAGTVEFLMDETGSLYFIEVNARIQVEHPVTELVTGIDLVKAQIRVAQGEKLSDILGGPIEIRGHALECRINAEHPVTFTPSPGRIQALNLPGGIGVRVDTAAYNDGVIPPYYDSLVAKLITHGRDRAESVARMQRALDMFVIEGIHTSISLHQEILADPEFQSASIDTHFITRFLERRKAAAAAR is encoded by the coding sequence ATGATCCAGAAAGTCCTGATCGCCAACCGCGGAGAGATCGCCTTGCGCGTGATCTGCGCCTGCAAGGACATGGGCATCAAGACGGTGGCCGTGTACTCCGAGGCCGACCGCTACTCGCTCCACGTCCGCTTTGCTGACGAAGCCGTCTGCATTGGTCCAGCCAAGAGCGCGCTCAGCTACCTGAACATCCCGTCCGTCATCAGCGCAGCCGAAATCACGAACGTTGACGCCATCCACCCCGGTTACGGATTCCTGAGCGAGAACTCCGACTTCGCCGAGGTCTGCAAGGCATCGGGCCTGAAGTTCATCGGCCCCGAACCGGACGTCACCCGCTCAATGGGCCTGAAGCAGATCGCCCGCGAGAAGATGAAGGCTCATGGCGTCCCGATTCTGCCGGGCTCGGAAGGCGTCATCGAAAGCCCCGAACATGCTCTGGCCATTGCCGCCGAGATCGGTTATCCCGTCATTCTCAAGGCCTCGGCCGGAGGCGGCGGGCGCGGCATGCGCATCGTCCGCACGCCCGAGGAACTGCCCGGCCTGCTGGCCCAGGCGCAGCATGAGGCACAGGGCGCCTTCTCGAATGGCGACATGTATTGCGAGAAGTTCATCGAGAAGCCGCGCCACATCGAGTTTCAGGTCATCGCCGATGAACACGGCAACGTGGAAGTGCTGGGCGAGCGCGAGTGCTCCATCCAGCGCCGCCACCAGAAGCTGATCGAGGAGGCGCCCTCCTCGGCGGTCTCTCCTGCCCTTCGCAAAAAGACGGCGGCGGCCCTGAAGAAGGCGCTTTCCGCCATCGGCTACACCAACGCCGGTACAGTCGAGTTTTTGATGGACGAGACCGGCAGTCTGTACTTCATCGAGGTGAACGCCCGAATCCAGGTGGAGCACCCGGTGACCGAGCTCGTCACGGGCATCGACCTCGTGAAGGCCCAGATCCGCGTAGCCCAGGGCGAGAAGCTCTCCGACATCCTGGGCGGCCCGATCGAGATTAGAGGCCATGCCCTCGAATGCCGGATCAACGCCGAGCATCCGGTCACGTTCACGCCGTCACCTGGCCGCATCCAGGCGCTAAACCTGCCGGGCGGCATCGGCGTCCGCGTGGATACCGCCGCCTATAACGACGGGGTCATCCCGCCGTATTACGACTCGCTGGTGGCCAAGCTCATCACACACGGCCGCGACCGGGCCGAATCGGTCGCCCGCATGCAGCGGGCCCTCGACATGTTCGTAATCGAGGGCATTCACACTTCGATCTCGCTCCACCAGGAGATCCTGGCCGATCCCGAGTTCCAAAGCGCTTCCATCGACACGCACTTCATCACGCGGTTCCTGGAACGGCGCAAAGCCGCCGCGGCCGCTCGGTAG
- the accB gene encoding acetyl-CoA carboxylase biotin carboxyl carrier protein produces MTIEEIRELIHTVCSTGVAELEVQRGENRVWIKRTAGVVTQEIHVPQQTQQAPPAPVHSTTPLSQVTVAAPLAQAAPGEPDLTDPTLEPIKSPIVGTFYAAGAPGADNFVKVGDSIKPGKVLCIIESMKLMNEIESEVSGTIVKRLVENGQPVEYGEVLFLVKPN; encoded by the coding sequence ATGACCATTGAAGAGATTCGTGAACTGATCCATACGGTTTGCTCCACGGGAGTTGCGGAACTGGAAGTACAGCGCGGCGAGAACCGCGTCTGGATCAAGCGCACAGCGGGTGTCGTCACGCAGGAAATCCATGTGCCGCAGCAGACGCAGCAGGCACCTCCGGCGCCCGTGCACTCCACCACTCCTCTCTCTCAGGTGACCGTGGCCGCGCCCTTGGCCCAAGCCGCGCCTGGCGAGCCCGATCTCACTGACCCCACCCTGGAACCCATCAAATCGCCCATCGTCGGCACATTCTATGCCGCCGGCGCACCCGGGGCCGATAACTTCGTCAAGGTCGGCGACTCCATCAAACCCGGCAAGGTGCTCTGCATCATCGAGTCGATGAAGTTGATGAACGAGATTGAATCAGAAGTTTCCGGCACGATCGTCAAGCGTTTGGTCGAGAATGGCCAACCGGTAGAGTACGGCGAAGTTCTGTTTCTGGTGAAACCCAACTAA